The following DNA comes from Chitinophaga nivalis.
GGCTGTTAATACTAAAATCTTAATCCTTGATGAGATTTTGCCTATTTGCCAAAACAGCTGGAATGTTTGATGGCAGCAAGTTACGAATGAATTGATAAATGCAGGTTTTTGATTATAAAATATTAAATGATGCTAATAATTAACCAGAAAATGCTGCCTGCTTATTTGTAATTTGTTATCCGAAAACTCCTTGTTCCCGTTATGCAGCAAAAACATGAAAGCACGATTGTGGATATCGCCAGGGCGCTGAACCTGTCTATAGCTACCGTTTCCAGGGCACTCAACAATCATCCGAAGATCAGTGAGGCAACCAAAAAGAAAGTGAAAGAGCAGGCCGATGCTGTGGAATACCGGCGTAATACACTGGCATCCGGATTGCGTGGCAGCCGTTCCAATAATATCGGGTTGATTATTCCCCGGGTTTCCATGTACTTTCATGCAACGGCTATTACCGCCATTCAGAATCTGCTGCACCGGCATGGATACAACCTGATTATCGGCCAGTCCAATGATGCACCGGAAATGGAGAAAGAGCTGGCCAGTGCCATGTTTTCTTCCAGGGTGGCGGGGTTGATGGTGGCGTCTACTTTTTATACCACCGATTATACGCACTTCGATGTATTTATCCGGAATGATATTCCACTGGTATTTTTTGATCGGGTACCGGTAGATTTTTACCCGGCGCAGGTAATCCGGGGAGATGATTACCAGGGAGGTTTTATGGCAACGGCCCACCTGGCCGAAGCGGGTTGTAAAACCATTGCGCATTTATCAGGGCCGTTGAGTTGTAATTTGTATAAAGACCGTTATGCCGGTTATGTAGCTGCGCTGCGCCAGTACAAATTACCTTTCAAAAAAGAATGGGTGTTTTTTAATGAGCTGACACCCGCCAATGCCACGCGTATTGCGCAACAGTTGTTTGCCCGCCGGCCTTACCCCCAGGGCGTATTTGCTTCCAATGATACTTCGGCCATTACCATCCTGGAATATGCCCGTGCACAGGGTATTGCCGTGCCGGAAGCCTTGCGTATTGTAGGATATTCCAATGATCCCCGTACCGCTATTATCAGTCCGCCTATTACTACCGTAGAGCAGTTTCCCGGCCGCGTAGGTGAGGAGGCCGTGACGGCGCTGCTGGCGTTGCTGAAAAGAGGCCCCCGTAAAAGAGAACAGATCCTGACACCGGTTATTACGGCCGTGGAACTGGTGAAGCGGGCTTCTGCCTGATAATACCCGCTACTTTCCCTTAATAAGTGCCCCCATATTTATCCTGCCACCGGGCGGAAGGAACTGCTATTGTCCGAATGGATAGCTGCTTGTTCCGGATACGCGTTGGTCATCTCCCGAAAAAAAATATTTATGCAAACGTTTGAATTATTGGAATAATTAAATATTTTTGATTTTAGCGCACGTTATTGAAGCTTACAGCATTTATCAACCAGGGTAAATCTATTATAAATGCCTATAGCACTGTATTTGAACAATGTTCCGATAAAACCATCTTCCATCCATCGTTATAGACTTACTTGAAAAGATAGTGAACAGCATTCCTTTTTATTATAGATTAATGCAAACGTTTACATTAAATACACGTTTATGAAAAAACTGCTAGGTACCACCCTTTGCATATGGGGCATATGCATGGCTCAAACGGCTATTGCCCAGGAAAAACGTCCCGTTACAGGCACGGTGAAAGATGCGCAGGGCACGCGACTCCCCGGAGTAACGGTTGGCATCAAACATACCGCTGCCGGTACTGTAACAGGAGCAGACGGTAAATTTCAATTGAACGCTTCCGCGAAAGATACCCTGGTATTTAGTTTCGTGGGATTCAACAAAAAAGAAACCGCCATCAATAACCAGTCTGATCTGAGTATCCTCCTCGATGGAAGCGCCACCAGCCTTAATGAAACCGTAGTAGTAGGATACGGGGTACAAAAGAAAATCAACCTTTCCGGCGCTGTCACCAGCGTGAACTTTGATAAAGCCATGCAAAGCAGGCCCGTAACCGATCTGAGTACAGCGCTCAGCGGTATGGCGCCAGGCGTGAGCATTGCTCAGGCTTCCGGACAACCGGGCCGCGAAAATGCCACCATCCGCATCAGGGGCGTCGGCACGCTGAACAATGCCGATCCGCTGGTAATGGTAGATGGTATTGAAAGCAGTATGAGCGATGTAAACATGACAGATGTGGAAAGCATTTCTGTACTGAAAGATGCCGCTGCTGCTGCTATCTACGGTTCCCGCGCGGCAAATGGCGTGGTACTGGTCACCACTAAAAAAGGAAAGAAAGGGAAAACCACCGTTGCCTATAATGGTTACTATGGTGTACAAAAGGCGACCCGGCTGTTTAACATGGTGAATGATTATCCCACCTACATGGAACTCATGAACCGCGTGGCTACGGCAGATAATCCTGCTGCAGTACAGCCATTCAAACAAACCACCATCGATTCCTGGCGCAATGCTACGGACAGAACACTGTTCCCTAATACTGACTGGATGGATGTCATGTTTGGTCAGGGCAACCTTACCGGACATAACGTATCTGTAGCCGGTGGTTCTGAAAAGACTACCTATTATATGTCACTCGACTACCTGCGCAACAATGGTATCATGAAAAATACCAGCCAGGATCGTTATATGCTGCGACTCAATGCAGATCACGCTATCAGTAAAAAAATAAAGATTGGCGCCAACATTAACCTGACCTGGAAAGACCGGAAAGAACCGCAGGATGTGGGTACTATACTCACGAATGCATCCAGCAGCTCTCCCGGTACTACGCCTAAAATTACAGATGCCAGCGGTACCCGCTATGGCGCCCGGAATACAGATGATGAAAACGGTCAGCTGGATAATCCACTGCAGTACATCGAAACCTGGTACCGGCCTAACCGCCAGCAGCGCACCTTTGCCAAGGTATGGGGCGAATGGGAAATTATCGACGGATTAAAATTCCAGGTGAATGGGGCGGCTGACTACTGGAACTCCGCAGAGAAAAGTTATGCGGAAGCCGGCGCTATCCAGAACCGCTGGAACTTCCAGAAAAATCAGGTGGTACAAACGCTGGATCAGTTACCTGCCAACCTGTTGCAGACGGATTCCACCAACCTGCGGCTGGCCTATTACGCTACATTAAACTATACTAAAAATATCGGGCAGGATCATCACCTGAATGTATTGCTGGGTACCAGCAGTGAAACCGTGAAAGGTACGCTGATGACCGCCAGTGTGATGAACTTTCCTACCAACAATACCTGGGAACTGGGCGCTGGTCTGGAACAACCCAAAGTAGGCGGTACCTCCCTGAAGAATAACCTGTTATCTTTCTTCGGTCGTGTTAACTACGATTACAAAGGAAAATATTTACTGGAAGCGAATCTGCGTCGCGATGGTTCATCCAGTTTTGCACCGGGCAGACAATGGGGCCTGTATCCCTCTTTCTCTGCTGCGTGGCGCCTGCTGGAAGAACCTTTTATCAAAGACGCGATGCCAGGTTGGGTAAACAATGTGAAGCTGCGGGCTTCCTGGGGTAAACTGGGAAATGACCGTATTCCTTCCTTCCAGTTTATGAGTTTGTATGCTGCTGGTCTGAACTATTCTTCCGGTGGAAAAATCACCGGAGGACTTTCTCCGCAGGTGATGGCCAATCCGTTTATTACCTGGGAGAAAGCGGTGTCTTCCAACTTAGGACTGGATGCGAACCTGTTTAATGATCACTTTAATGTTTCCCTGGATGTATTTAACCGCCGTACTTCCGATATCCTGGTGCAGCTGGAAGTATCTTCCCTGTATGGTTTGAACCCGCCTTACCAGAATGTGGGCATTGTGGAAAACAAAGGATGGGAACTGACCATGGGATACAATAATAAAGCAGGTGCATTCAGTTATGGTATATCCGGTAACGTTAGTAACATCAACAACAAGGTGGTAAGATATCAGGCCAATCCGGATGCCGTAGGTATCATCAATGGCGCTGCTGTGATCCGGGAAGGATGGTCTATTGGTTCGCTGTATGGCTACCAGGTGGCCGGTATTTTCCAGTCGGATGAAGAAGTGGCAGCATGGGCACGGCAACGTAGTTCCGGCCTGAATAAACCTGGTGACCTGAAATATGTGGATATCCAGGGTGATAAAAAAATTGATGGTAGTGACCGCGTAAATATTGGTAATACCATTCCTAAATGGTACTTCGGCCTGAACCTGAATGCAGGTTATAAAGGCTTTGACCTGGCCCTCTTATTCCAGGGTGTAGGTGGCGTAAACAGGTATTACCAGGATAGCTGGTATAACAGTTCGATCCGCTTCGGCCGCCAGATCAATGCCGACTTCCTGAATGCCTGGACACCGGAAAACAGGGAAACAAACCTCCCTCGTTTAACAGATGCCAGCAATACGGATAATAATCGTGCCTCTTCTTTCTGGGTACAGGATGCCTCCTTTGTGCGACTGAAAAATATACAGTTGTCCTATACTTTCCCTAAACACTTTTTCAATAATGCCCTGCAAAGTGTACGGGTATACGTAAATGCACAGAATGCCTTTACCTGGACCAAATTCAAAGGGTTAGATCCGGAAATAGCGGATTATACGAAGGCAGGTATTCAATATCCGAATGTGCGGATGATTACAGGTGGTGTAAATGTGATTTTCTAATTTATTAAACAAGTGTCATGAACAAGAAGATATTAACAGCCATTTACGCTTGCAGCCTGTTGGCACTGAGCGCCTGCAAGAAGGATTTTTTGAATACCGTACCGGCGGATAAAGTGTCAGAAGAAAATTTCTGGCGAACCGAAAAAGATGCCAACCTGGGTGTAACGGCCATTTACAATGCGTTACAAAACAATGATATTTACGGCCTGAATGTTTACTATGATGGGCTTACACCCATTGCCTGGATCTGGGATGATGGCGGTACTGGTTTAGGCCCTATCAGCAAAGGCAACATGGATCCTTTTGGCAATGCACCTGCCAATAAGTTTAAGGTACTGTACAATGCGGTTTTCCGGGCTAACCTGGCTATTGCCAAATTACCAGGTGTAAATATGGACGATGCCGCCAAAAAACGACTGATCGGAGAAGCTACTTTCCTGCGGGCTTTGTTCTATTATCACCTGGTGGATTTTTACGGGGATGTACCGTTGATCACCAAGGTGCTGCAACTGGGTGATGCACTGCCCGGAAAAGAAACCAAAGCAAAACTGCTCGACTTCATTATTGCGGAAGCCAATACGGCAGCGGAAGCATTGCCGGCTGCTAAAAACACCACCGGCAAAGCCACGAAAGGCGCTGCGCTCACGCTGAAAGCCAAAGCGCTCCTGATGGCCAAACGTTATCCGGAAGTAGTCACTACCTGTCAGACCATTGGTACGTTGGGGTATGAGTTGTACAAAGATTACCGCAATATGTTTATCTCTACCGCGGCGGAGAATAATACAGAAGTCATCTTTGATATACAGTATATCGGACCTGGTTTAGGGCAAGGTAGTCTGCTGGATAAACGTTTATCTACCCGTAGTTCGTTCTCCAGTGGCTGGAGTAACGTATATCCTTCAGTTACGCTGGTGAACAGTTATGAAATGAAGAACGGGAAAGCCATCACAGAAACCGGTTCCGGTTACGACTCGGCTAACCCCTACAAAGACAGGGACCCTCGCCTGGACTACACCATTGTAAGACCTGGCGCTACCTGGAGAGAGATTAAGTATGAAGATATGCGGGTAGACAATAAATCCAAATTCACCGGTTATATGACCCGTAAATATGTGCTGGAAGTGGATGGTTATGGTGCCGGCGATTCTCCGTTGAACTATATCATTTTCCGCTATGCAGATGTATTGCTGATGCTGGCGGAAGCAGAAAATGAAGCGGCGGGTGCAGATGGTATCACCTATGATGCCATTAACAAGGTACGTGCGAGAGAAGGCGTAAACATGCCGGCTATTCCGGCTGGTAAAACGCGTGACCAGATGCGGGATATTATCCGTCACGAACGTATGATCGAATTTGCCATGGAAGGCTCCTACTATTCCGATCTCAGAAGATGGGATATCGCTACCAATACGATGAATGGATTGGTGGTTACCAATATTGCCGGACAGCAACTGGATAAAATAACCTTCATCAAGGCTTTTAACCTGTGGCCCATTCCGCAAAAGGAAATAGACCTGAACAGTAACCTGGTACAGAATCCGGATTACGTACGATAGGCATTGCTCATTAAGTATTAAGCATTACGCATTTACAGGAAGATGTATTACTGATTCTTCTGAAAATGCGTAATGCTTATTTTATAAAAATAATTGTCATATGTACATTAAAAAGATAACCCGCATAGCTATTTGCAGTGCTGCATTATTGCTGCCGGGCCGGATGCAGGCACAACATCCGGCTACGCCCCGGAATATCCTGTACACCACCTGGGAACAGGCCGGCGGCGGGCAGGCATTGGCAGCTACTGCCAGCTGGCGGGCAACACAATACCGTATTATCCGGGAAAAAACAGCACAGTTGCCGCCGGCTACCCGTAAAGCATTGCTGCAGGAAGCCGATAAGGCCCTGGATTTCACCTGGCCTGCCTTGACCGCATCCCTTTACCGGGAATATAAAATCAACGGCAACCGTAGCAATTTTGAACAGGTGCAGGCAGCGCGCCGCAAAGTACTCAGTACCCTGGTAGCGGGTGAACTGGTGGAAGGAAAAGGAAAATACCTGCCGCAGATAGTGAATGCACTGTGGATGATACTGGAAGAAAGTACCTGGGTATTACCGGCGCATATTACCGCACAAAAGGCCGGCAGCGGCCTGCCCGATCCGGCTGAACCAGTGATAGACCTGGTAGTGGGAGAAACCGCGGCGGCATTAAGCTGGACGCAGTTCCTGCTGCATGATCAACTGGATAGCGTGGATCCCATGGTGAATAAACGCATCACTTACGAGCTGCAACACCGCGTCATTACGCCTTTCCTGGAGCGCCAGGATTTCTGGTGGATGGGTTTTAAAGGAGGGATGGTGAACAACTGGAATATCTGGGTGAATACCAATATCTTACAGACGGCATTACTGGTGATACCGGAAACGGATATACGTAACCGGGTGATCGAAAAAACAATCCGCAGTGCCGATAACTTTCTGAATGCCTACCCACCTGATGGCGGCTGTGATGAAGGGCCTACCTACTGGGGCCATGCAGGCGGTAAACTGATTGAAATGATTACCTGGCTGCAAAGCGCTTCCGGTCATCGTTTGGACTGGCGTAAAAATGAACTCATTCACCAGATCGGCGCCTATATCTACAAAATGCATGTAGACAGCAGCCGGTTTGTAAATTTTGCCGATGCTTCTGCCAGCACCATTCCGCCGCCTCATACCGTGTATTGGTATGGCGAAGCCTATAACGATCCGTTGCTGAAAGGTTTTGCCGCCAGCTTGTATCGTTTGTCCAATAAGGATACCACCGAAGTGAAAACCGCTTCCCTGCCGTTTTTTATTTATGAAGTGCTGACGCGTGATAGTTTACTGGCTACCACGCCGAAAGCGCCGTATCATGCCGTGAACTGGCTGCCTGACCTGCAGGTAGTATCCCTGCGTTCAAAGGCCGGCACGGCCAAAGGGTTGTTCTTTGCCGCACAGGGCGGACATAATGCAGAAAGCCATAACCACAATGATGTAGGCAACTTTGTATTATATATGAATGGCAAACCCGCGCTGCTGGATGTGGGAGTAGGTACCTATACCAAACAAACCTTTAGTGCAGATCGTTATCAGCTGTGGTATATGCAGTCGCAATGGCATAACTGTCCGACCATCAATGGGGTACAACAACTGGCTGGCCGGCAATTTGCCGCCAGGGAGGTACAATTCACGCATACGGCTGCACGTAGTGTATTGCGGATGGATATTGCCGCTGCCTATCCGGAAGCTGCCGCCGCAGACAGCTGGCAACGGATCTTTACATTCACGCCTGCTACCCGTAGCTTACAGCTGGAAGAAATATACCGCCTGCGTGCCTGGAAAGAGGCCTTTAAGCTGCATTTTATGACGGTATTGCCGGTTGATACCACTACGCCTGGTAAGTTGTTATTACAGGGAGAGGGTGCACAGCTGGTGATGACGTATGATCCGGCTTTGCTGGAAGTACTGACCGAACAGCAGCCCGTGACAGATGGCCGGTTAACACCGGTATGGGGAAGTACGGTTACCCGTATCACCTTACGGGCCCGCCAGGAAAAATTATCCGGCAAACATCAGATCCGGTTTGTGATGCAGCCATAAACAGCACTTTCCCGACCGGGTTTTTTCCGTAAAGGTTTGCTTTTTGCAAACGTTTGCATTAAATTAGGGTTTTGAGGCAATGAAAAGCTGTTGAAACCACCACCTTTTCACTATTAAAAGCAAGACAGATTTGGAACGCAGGAACTTCATCAAAATAGCGCCCCTGGCAGGATTGGCAGGCGCCATGGCACCCGGTAAAACACTGGCCGATGCCGTAGCCGGACCAACCACCGCGCAGCATGCAAATGCAGCAGCCACCGACCGGGAATACCACGTAAAGCTGTTACAGCGTATTGCCACCCCCGTAGTGGAGAACATGAGTAAAGGCACCCTCCGGAAAAATATGCCGCTGGAAAAAGGCCCGGGATATGGCCTGGCCGTAGAAAAGGTAACCTACCTGGAAGCCTTCGGCCGCTGTATATCCGGCCTGGCGCCCTGGCTGGCATTACCAGACGATAATACGGCAGAAGGTAAAGTGCGTAAGCAAATGAAGGAACAGGTATTGCAGGGTATTGTGAATGGCGTAAATCCGGCTTCTCCCGACTACCTGAACTTCCGTTCAGAGGCACAGCCGCTGGTAGATGCGGCCTATTTATGTCAGACCTTCATGCGGGCGCCGGAAGCCCTTTGGCAACCGTTGGATAATACCACCAAAGCCAATATCATCAAAGAACTGAAAGAACTCCGGCGCATTCGCCCGGCCTATAATAACTGGCTCCTGTTTGCCGCTATGGTAGAGGCTTTCCTGCTATCGATCGGAGAAGAATGGGAACCCCTGCGGACGATGGTAGCTACCAAAAAAATACAGGAATGGTATGCCGGTGATGGTTTTTATGCAGATGGTCCGCAATTTTCACTCGACTACTATAACGGCTATGTGATTCATCCCATGTTTACAGACATGCTGCAGATACTGGTTGATAAAAAACAAACCAGTGCAGCAGATTATGAACAGGCCTTGAAACGCATGCAACGTTTTGCAGAACTGCAGGAACGCATGATTGCACCGGATGGTACCTACCCTGCACTGGGTCGTTCCATGACCTATCGTACGGCTGCCTTTCAGCCCCTGGTACAACTGGCCCTGCAACATAAACTGCCCGAAGGCATTGTGCCGGCGCAGGTGCGTTGTGCAATGACGGCCATCATGAAAAATATTTTTGACATGGAAGGCACCTTCGATAAAAAAGGCTGGCTGCAATTAGGCATCTGCGGGCATCAGCCGGAAGTAGCCGACGTGTATACTTCTACCGGTAGCCTGTATATCTGTACCAATGGTTTCCTCGCATTGGGATTACCGGCGTCGGATCCTTTCTGGGCAGACCCGGCAGCAGAATGGACCGCACAGAAAGTATGGTCCGGCAAAAAAATCAAAAAAGATTACCACGTTAATTATTAGTATTTAAAACGTCCAACAATAGTAATATGAGTACAGCATTTGAATCAAGATATGCCAGCAGCCCGAATGAAGTGAAACAAATGGATACCGCTGCGCTCCGCCATGCTTTCCTGATACCACAGGTGTTTACAGCGGATCATATTCACTGGGTACATACGCACTACGATCGTTACCTGACTGGTGGCGCGATGCCCGTGAAAGGACCGGTAGCACTGGAAAATATAGACTTGCTGAAAGCAGATTATTTCCTGGAAAGAAGAGAGTTGGGCATGATCAATGTAGGGGGAGATGGCATCGTGGAAGTAGATGGCGAAAAATTTGAATTGTCTTTTAAAGAAGCTTTATATATCGGTAAGGGCAAGCAGCAGGTAATATTCCACAGCAAGGATGCGCAGCATCCCGCTAAGTTTTACCTGAACTCCACCCCGGCACATCATACCTATCCTACGCGCAAAGTAGCCAGGAGTGAAGCGGAAGTAGTTACGCTGGGTACACTGGAAACCTCCAACCATCGTACCATCAACAAACTGTTGGTGAACTCCGTACTGGAAACCTGTCAGCTGCAAATGGGCATGACGGAGCTGCAACCTGGCAGCGTATGGAACACCATGCCGGCGCACACACACGACCGCAGAATGGAAGTATACTTCTACTTTGAAGTACCGGAAGGACAGTCGGTATGTCACTTTATGGGCGAGCCACAGGAAACCCGCCACATCTGGATGCAGAATGAACAGGCGGTGATTTCTCCACCCTGGTCTGTACATTCCGGTGCCGGTACCAGCAACTATACTTTTATATGGGGCATGGCCGGCGAAAACCTGGACTACGGTGATATGGACCATTGTAAAATCAACGAATTACGTTAATCAACCGATCATAACTGCAATCATCATGGTAAAAAAAATTATCGCAGGCAGCTTGCTGGGATTATCTTTTCTCGGGGTCGGATTGCCGGTGTATGCCACAGCACCGGACCATGGCCCGCAACTGGCAACACCTACATATACCGGTGCGGATACCTATACCGCAGCGGTGATACTATCGCAAATGGAACGTACCGCTGCGTGGCAGTGGAAACATATTGAAGAAAAAGGCTGGACCTATGCGCAAACCGACTGGACCAACGGCGCCATGTATGCGGGTATGATGGCACTCAGCGAAGTAACAGCCAATCCTTATTTCATAGAAAGACTTACACAAATAGGTCGTGATAATAGCTGGAATACAGGGCCACTCCGTTTTTTCGCGGATGATTATTGTATTGGTCAGTTATATGCCCAGCTGTATTCGCTGTATAAAGATCCGGTGATGACAGACCGGTTCCGCAAACTGGCCGACAGCATTGTTGCGGCGCCACATACAGAAGGCCTCGAATGGAAAAACAGTATCCACCTGCGGGAATGGGCCTGGTGTGATGCCCTCTTTATGGGCCCGCCGGCACTGGCTTATTTATCTACCGCTACCGGTGATCCGCGTTATCTCGAAACTGCCACCAAACTTTGGTGGAAAACCACCGACTTCCTGTTCGATAAAACAGAAAACCTGTATTACCGTGATGGTCGCTTCATCGGCCAGCAGGAAAAGAATGGCGCCAAAGTATTCTGGAGCCGCGGCAATGGTTGGGTAATGGGCGGACTGGCCCGGATGATGGATAACATGCCGGCAAATACAGCAGAGAAAGCCCGTTTTCAGGAATTATTTAAGAAGATGGCTTACCGCGTAGCGGCCCTGCAAACCAAAGACGGCACCTGGCACGCCAGCCTGCTGGATCCGGACAGCTATCCTTCCAAAGAAACAAGTGGTACCGGATTTTACGTATATGCGTTTATGTGGGGTGTGAATAACGGCCTGTTACCGGAGAAGGATTTTATGCCTGTGATACAGAAAGGATGGGATGCGCTGACGGGCTGTGTGCAACCGGATGGTAAACTGGGCTTTGTACAGATCCCGGCGGCAGAACCAGGCAAAGCGACTGCGGAAGATACAGAAGTATATGGCGTAGGGGCATTCCTGTTAGCCGGTGCAGAGATGGTAAAATATGACCTGCGTAAAAATGCGGCAAATGCTATTAAAATCCATAACGGCAGTGGTATTCACCGGGCATCCGATATGGTGGAAATTCCCTATAAAAAATTAACGGCAGCCTTCCCTGGCACTACTGGTAAAACATTTAAGATAACAGATGCCGTGAGCGGAAAGGAAATTCCTTACCAGCTGCTGTACGAAGGCAATAAAGCACCCGGTAATGTATTGCTGCAGGTGAACGTAGCCCCAGGCGCCACATTATATGCCCAGGTGGCCTCAGGTATACCGGCTGCGCTGAAACCGGCTGCCTATGGCCGTTTTGTGCCGGAGCGCAAAGACGACTATGCCTGGGAAAATGATCGTATGGCCTACCGGATGTATGGCGCAGCACTGGAAAAATTTCCGAAAGAAATGGCGCTGGGCATCGATGTATGGGCTAAGCGTACTACCGATATGGTGATAGATAACTGGTACAAACTAGATAACTACCACCATGATAATGGCCAGGGCCTGGACTACTATAGTGTAGGACTCACCCTGGGAGCAGGAGATAATGCGCCTGCCGGTAAAGACACGATCTATTTCCCCAAAAACTTCCGTACATGGAAAACATTGGATAATGGTCCGTTACGTACCACCTTCGCACTGACCTACGATACCTGGCAGGCAGGCGGTATACCCGTTAGCGTTACTAAAACCATTTCACTGGATGCCGGTTCTCAGCTGAATAAAATGCAGCTGCAATACAGTTTTAAAGGAAATACCCTGCCGGTGGTAACCGGCATTGTAAAACGTAAAGAACCCGGCACCGTGTTGCTGGATGAACAGCAGGGTGTGATGGGCTATTGGGAGCCGGTACACGGAGCAGACGGTACTTTAGGATTGGGATGTGTATTTACCCAGGGAGTACCTGGTATGAAAACAGATGCAGTGCACCTGTTAAGTCCGGGCACGGCGGATAGCCAGCACCCGTACGTATATTATTCCGGTGCTGCCTGGAGCAAAGGAGGCCGCATTACTACTGCAGCCGCCTGGTTTGCCTACCTGGAAACATTCGCACAGAAAATCAAACAACCCTTAACCGTTACATTTAATCGTTAACAGAAAAGTGTGTGGCAGGTGTACAAAGGTATGCCTGCCACACAGTCTTTTTTCATCATCAATTATTGCATATGGACTTGTTTCAGTTACAAGGTAAAACAGCGCTGGTGACCGGGTGTAAACGCGGTATCGGTAAAGCAATGGCGGTGGCACTGGCTGCAGCCGGTGCAGACATCATCGGGGTATCTGCTTCCCTGGAACTTACGGGGAGTGAGGTAGAACGCGATGTAACGGCACTGGGCAGACGTTTTAAAGCCTATCAGTGCGATTTCTCTGATCGTGCATCCTTATATACCTTTATCGAAAAAGTAAAGCAGGAAACGCCTGTAATAGATATCCTGGTCAACAATGCCGGCACCATCCTGCGGAAACCAGCCGCCGAACATCCGGATGCGTATTGGGATGAAGTGATTAACATCAACCTGAATGCACAATTTATCCTGACCCGTGAAATCGGAAAAGGAATGCTGGAACGTGGCAGTGGAAAAGTTATCTTTACAGCATCGCTGCTTACCTTCCAGGGCGGCATCAATGTACCGGGATATGCAGCCAGCAAAGGAGCCGTAGGCTCACTGGTAAAGGCATTTTCCAACGAATGGGCCGGTAAGGGTATCAATGTGAATGCCATTGCACCGGGATATATTGCCACGGATAATACGGCTGCGCTGAGATCAGATGAACAACGCAGTACCGCCATTCTTGATCGCATTCCTGCAGGCCGCTGGGGCCAACCGGAAGACTTTGCAGGACCAGTTATTTTCCTGGCTTCCAAAGCAGGGGACTACGTGCATGGTACTATCCTCACCGTAGATGGTGGCTGGATGGGAAGGTAAGGAGCATCATTATCGTTAATAGTCCACACATGAGTAAACGTACTGAAAAAACAATCGTTGATATTGCAGCAGAACTGAACTTATCGGTATCTACTGTTTCCCGCGCCCTGAATGATAATCCTAACATCAGCACCCGTACGAAAGACAAGGTGAAGAAGATGGCGCGGAAGCTGGGATACCGGCCCAATGCCCTGGCTGCCGGTTTGCGTAATAACAAAAGCAAAACCATCGGCCTCATTGTACCGCGTATCTCCATGTTTTTTCCGGCGACTATCAGTACTATTATTCAGAAC
Coding sequences within:
- a CDS encoding SDR family oxidoreductase, producing the protein MDLFQLQGKTALVTGCKRGIGKAMAVALAAAGADIIGVSASLELTGSEVERDVTALGRRFKAYQCDFSDRASLYTFIEKVKQETPVIDILVNNAGTILRKPAAEHPDAYWDEVININLNAQFILTREIGKGMLERGSGKVIFTASLLTFQGGINVPGYAASKGAVGSLVKAFSNEWAGKGINVNAIAPGYIATDNTAALRSDEQRSTAILDRIPAGRWGQPEDFAGPVIFLASKAGDYVHGTILTVDGGWMGR
- a CDS encoding glycoside hydrolase family 88 protein, which encodes MVKKIIAGSLLGLSFLGVGLPVYATAPDHGPQLATPTYTGADTYTAAVILSQMERTAAWQWKHIEEKGWTYAQTDWTNGAMYAGMMALSEVTANPYFIERLTQIGRDNSWNTGPLRFFADDYCIGQLYAQLYSLYKDPVMTDRFRKLADSIVAAPHTEGLEWKNSIHLREWAWCDALFMGPPALAYLSTATGDPRYLETATKLWWKTTDFLFDKTENLYYRDGRFIGQQEKNGAKVFWSRGNGWVMGGLARMMDNMPANTAEKARFQELFKKMAYRVAALQTKDGTWHASLLDPDSYPSKETSGTGFYVYAFMWGVNNGLLPEKDFMPVIQKGWDALTGCVQPDGKLGFVQIPAAEPGKATAEDTEVYGVGAFLLAGAEMVKYDLRKNAANAIKIHNGSGIHRASDMVEIPYKKLTAAFPGTTGKTFKITDAVSGKEIPYQLLYEGNKAPGNVLLQVNVAPGATLYAQVASGIPAALKPAAYGRFVPERKDDYAWENDRMAYRMYGAALEKFPKEMALGIDVWAKRTTDMVIDNWYKLDNYHHDNGQGLDYYSVGLTLGAGDNAPAGKDTIYFPKNFRTWKTLDNGPLRTTFALTYDTWQAGGIPVSVTKTISLDAGSQLNKMQLQYSFKGNTLPVVTGIVKRKEPGTVLLDEQQGVMGYWEPVHGADGTLGLGCVFTQGVPGMKTDAVHLLSPGTADSQHPYVYYSGAAWSKGGRITTAAAWFAYLETFAQKIKQPLTVTFNR